The genomic region CCGAGACCTGGGCCGTGATCCACGACGATTACACGCTTCCCGAGGACCAGCTCAAGACGTGGCAGGCGGAGCGCGACTCGTTCGTCGACGGCAAGCAGCTCATCGACAAGTATCACTGGGGCATCGGCGACCGGATCCAGATCAAGGGCTCTTACATCACCGGGACCCTCGACCTGGTCCTGCGCGGCGTGTACAAGGGGCCGGACGAGTCGAACATCTTCTTCCACAATAAATATCTGGAGAACTCCTCGATCGGCCGGCTGGAGCGGACCGGCATCTTCTTCCTGCGCACGAAGACGCCCGAGCAGGTGCCGGTCGTCTGCGACGCGATCAACAAGATGTTCGAGAACAGCGAGGCGCCGGTGAAGGCGATGCCGGAGAAGCAGTTCATGCTGCAGTTCGCCGAGATGATGGGGAACGTCAAGCTCCTGATTCGGAGCATCGCCCTCGTCGTCCTGTTCACGGTCGTCCTGATCGTCGCCAACTCGGTGGCGATGAGCGCGCGCGAGAGGACGACGCAGATCGCCGTGATCCGCGCCCTCGGCTTCAGGCGGGGTCAGGTGCTGGGGCTGGTCCTGTCCGAGGCGATGGTCCTGGCCCTGCTCGGCGGCCTGGTCGGCGTCCTGTTCTCCATACCGTTCACCCACATGCTGGTGGAGGGGATGAAGCACTCGCCCGTGGCGCCGCTCGCCTACAACATCCACATCTCGGCGGCCACGCTCCTGACCGCGTTCGTCGCGGCGGTCGCCATCGGCATCGTCTCCGGATTCGTGCCGGCCATCCGCTCGGCGCGCGTGTCGATCGTCGACGGTCTCAGGCAGGTGGCGTGATGTGGATCCCGATCAAGTACAACCTGCGCAATCTCGTCGTCCGCAAGGTCTCGACGGCGATGACGGTGCTCGGGATCGCCCTGGTCGTGACGGTCTTCCTGCTCGTCATGTCGCTGGCCGAGGGGGTGCGCAAGACCCTCAGCACCACGGTGTCGGCGAAGAACGTCATCGTGCTGCGCGTCGGAGCCCAGTCGGACGTGCAGAGCTACGTCAGCTTCGACCAGTTCGAGGCGATCCGCACGCTCGAGGGGATCGAGCGCGGCAAGGACGGCCAGCCACTGGCGTCGCCGGAGACGGTGGTCCTGATCAACATTCCGCGCAAGGACGGCAAGCGGACGAACGTCATCGTGCGGGGCGTCGGCCCGGAGGCGTTCACCCTGCGCGGGGACAATGTGCGCGTCGTCGAGGGGCGTATGTTCCAGAGCGGGACCGCCGAGGCGATCGTCTCGACGCGTCTCAAGGAGCGCTTCGCCGACATGGTGATCGGCCGCACCATCACGGCCGGCTCGGAGCACTGGACGGTGGTCGGGGTGTTCGACGCGGCCGGGTCGCCCTACGACTCGGAGATGTGGGCCGACCTGCACAATGTGCAGGACCAGGCTCACCGCAACACCGGGTACAGCAGCGTCCTGGTGCACGCGACCGACAGCGGCAGCGGGCGTGATCGGGTGATCGCCGCGGTGAAGGACGACCAGAGGATCAAGCTGGAGGCCAAGCCCGAGACCGAGTATTTCGAGAAGCAGATGGGGACCGCCAAACCGATCCAGTTCCTGGCCTACTTCGTCGCCGTCATCATGGCGATCGGCGCCTCGTTCGGCGCCATGAACACGATGTACGCGCAGGTCTCGGCCCGCACGCGCGAGATCGCCACGATGCGGGCCCTCGGCTTCTCGCGCACGGTCGTCCTGACCTCGTTCGTGCTGGAGTCGACGACACTCGGCCTGCTCGGCGGTCTGTGCGGCGCCCTCCTCGCCGCCCTGGTCGTGCGCTCGATCCTGACCGCGCCCACCGGCACCAGCAATTTCGCGACCTTCGCCGAGATCATGTTCAACTTCGAGCTGACCGTCCCGCTGATCGTCTCCGGCGTGATCTTCTCCCTCGCGATGGGATTGTTCGGCGGGCTCCTGCCGGCCGCCCGGGCCGCGCGTCTGAAAATCGTCAACGCACTTCGCGAAGCCTAGTGGACCAGCACGGCGCGACCGCGCTCGAGCCGATCACCACCGCCGTGGTCCCCGACGCGCGCCCCCGCCTGAATGCGCTCTCCCGCGCGGAGCCCCTGACGCTCGTCGCGCTCTTCGGGGCGATGGTCATTCTGCGCATCGCATACGCGTCCGCCTACCCCATCGATTCGGACGAGCCGCAGCACCTGCACGTCGCCTGGGCCTGGACGAAGGGGCTTCTCCCCTATCGCGACGTCTTCGACAACCACGCCCCCCTCTTTCACATCCTGAGCGCGCCGCTGGTGGCGCTGATCGGGGAGAACCCGCGCATCCTGGTGTTCATGCGGCTCGCGATGACGCCGTTGTTCGCGGCGGCGCTCGCCGCGACGTTCCTCGTCGGCCGGCGCCTGTTCGGCGGGCGCGCCGGGCTGTGGGCCGCAGCGATCTGCGGACTGAGCCCGACCTTCTTCTTCAAGTCGCTGGAGTACCGCACCGACGTCCTGTGGGCCGCCGTCTGGGTCCTGGCGATCGCGTTTGTGCTCTGCGGGCCGCTCGAGGCGCGGCGCGGCTTCGGGGCCGGGATCCTGTTCGGCTGCTGTCTGGCCGTGTCGCTGAAGAGCGTGATGCTCTTTTCGTCCCTGGCGTTCGCGGCGGTGTCGGTCCTTCTGCTCCTGCCCCGGGCCGGCGGGGGCGCGCGCCGCCGCGCTCTCCCGTACGGCCTGTCGGTCCTGGCCGGCGCCCTCCTGCCGCCCGCGGCGATCGTTCTGTACTTCGCGTCGCGAGGCGCGCTCGGGGCGCTGGTCGACTGCACGATCCGGCACAACCTGCTGCCGGGGGTCGGGCGATGGGGATATTCGATCAGGATCTACTTGCTGGTGCCGATCCTCGGCCTGCTCCTCGCCGCCGCCCGCTTCATCATCAAGCGCTTCCCCGGCGATGGAGCACGCGCGGCGTTCCTCCTGCTTCTGGCGGGCTCGCAGTACGTGCTCCTTTCGACCGTCTGGCCGGTGCACACGCGCCAGGACCTCCTGCCGTTCTATCCGCTGTTCGCGCCGCTTCTCGCCGGGGCTCTGCTGGCGGGCGGTGCGTGGATCTGGACGGCACGGCGCGCGGCGCTCGTCCCCGGACTCCTCGCATGCCTCGAGCTCGTCCTCCTGCCGGCCCTCTCGCCGGTGGCGGCGCACGCCACGGAGCCGCAGGAACGGCGGCTTCGTGAGGTCCTGGCCCTGACCGGCCCGCAGGACTTCGTGCTCGACCTGAAGGGGCAGGCCGTGTTCCGAAACCGTCCCTTCTACTATGCTCTCGAGACGATGACCCTCGAGCGGATGTCGCGGGGACTGATCCGGGACACGATCCCGGAGCGCTGCATCGAGACCGGCACCTGCGTGGCCCCGGCCGACATCGCGGGGTTCCCGCCGCGGGCCCGTCGCTTCCTGCAGGACTATTACGTCGTGGTGGGTGCCTGGAGGGTGGTCGGGGCCGTGGTCGACCCCGCGACCGCGCCCGCAGGCGCGCCGCTGCGCTTCGACATCCCGATGCGCGCCCGCTACGCGGTCGTGGCGGAATCGGGCGGCCTCCCCGGGGCGATCGACGGCCTGCCGTACGATCGCCCGCGCGATCTTCTTCCCGGCCACCACGAGCTGCGGCCTGCCCCCGGCACCGGCCGCGTGGCGATCCTGTGGGCGCAGGCGACGGAGCGGGGCTTCTCCCCCTTCGCTCCAGCCGGAGCGGCACGATGACCTGGGACGGGCCCGCGGCCGGCGAGCGCGTGCTGCTTCTCGCACCGCATCCCGACGACGAGACGCTCGCCGCGGGAGGCCTCGTGCAGAGGGCGCTGGCGCGCCAGGGGGAGGTCGTCGTGGTCTTCGCCACCGACGGCCAGAACAATCCCTGGACTCAGCGTCTGGTGGAGAGGCGTCTGCGGGTGGGGCCGGAGGACTGCGCCCGGTTCGGCCAGAGACGGCGCCGGGAGGCGCTCGCGGCCCTGGCCGAGCTGGGAGTCCCCGCCGACAACGCCGTCTTCCTCGGTCTTCCCGACGGGGCGATCACCGACGTCCTCCTGGCGGGCGGGGAATCGGCCGTCGACCGGATCGAGGCGCTCCTCCTCGAGAGGCGAACGACCCTTCTGGTCGCCCCCTGCCTGTTCGATCTGCATCCCGATCACAGCGCACTCGCGGTCCTCGTGCGGCTGGCCCTGGCCCGTCTCGAGCCTGCACGACGCCCGGCTCTTTTCAGCTACCTGATCCATTGCGTGCGCCGGTCACCGGACGCGGGCGCGCCAAACGGCCCGGCGGCCGTGCGATTCGAGCCGAATGAACAGGA from Candidatus Dormiibacterota bacterium harbors:
- a CDS encoding FtsX-like permease family protein produces the protein ETWAVIHDDYTLPEDQLKTWQAERDSFVDGKQLIDKYHWGIGDRIQIKGSYITGTLDLVLRGVYKGPDESNIFFHNKYLENSSIGRLERTGIFFLRTKTPEQVPVVCDAINKMFENSEAPVKAMPEKQFMLQFAEMMGNVKLLIRSIALVVLFTVVLIVANSVAMSARERTTQIAVIRALGFRRGQVLGLVLSEAMVLALLGGLVGVLFSIPFTHMLVEGMKHSPVAPLAYNIHISAATLLTAFVAAVAIGIVSGFVPAIRSARVSIVDGLRQVA
- a CDS encoding ABC transporter permease; amino-acid sequence: MWIPIKYNLRNLVVRKVSTAMTVLGIALVVTVFLLVMSLAEGVRKTLSTTVSAKNVIVLRVGAQSDVQSYVSFDQFEAIRTLEGIERGKDGQPLASPETVVLINIPRKDGKRTNVIVRGVGPEAFTLRGDNVRVVEGRMFQSGTAEAIVSTRLKERFADMVIGRTITAGSEHWTVVGVFDAAGSPYDSEMWADLHNVQDQAHRNTGYSSVLVHATDSGSGRDRVIAAVKDDQRIKLEAKPETEYFEKQMGTAKPIQFLAYFVAVIMAIGASFGAMNTMYAQVSARTREIATMRALGFSRTVVLTSFVLESTTLGLLGGLCGALLAALVVRSILTAPTGTSNFATFAEIMFNFELTVPLIVSGVIFSLAMGLFGGLLPAARAARLKIVNALREA
- a CDS encoding PIG-L family deacetylase; the protein is MTWDGPAAGERVLLLAPHPDDETLAAGGLVQRALARQGEVVVVFATDGQNNPWTQRLVERRLRVGPEDCARFGQRRRREALAALAELGVPADNAVFLGLPDGAITDVLLAGGESAVDRIEALLLERRTTLLVAPCLFDLHPDHSALAVLVRLALARLEPARRPALFSYLIHCVRRSPDAGAPNGPAAVRFEPNEQEKERKRRAIRCHATQLTVHRRKFLSTTERSEIFYRGEAAPELDGLHPVRRVRLDPDVLHLDLVLRPRLGAFGRPTLRLAAGRPGQRQSLSFPLRWRRGGADVKDLLTDATRGRASLRGDRRGGIVEVPVQALPGAGPIYVKLERRFGFFDEGGWLEVGDPHRP
- a CDS encoding glycosyltransferase family 39 protein, whose protein sequence is MDQHGATALEPITTAVVPDARPRLNALSRAEPLTLVALFGAMVILRIAYASAYPIDSDEPQHLHVAWAWTKGLLPYRDVFDNHAPLFHILSAPLVALIGENPRILVFMRLAMTPLFAAALAATFLVGRRLFGGRAGLWAAAICGLSPTFFFKSLEYRTDVLWAAVWVLAIAFVLCGPLEARRGFGAGILFGCCLAVSLKSVMLFSSLAFAAVSVLLLLPRAGGGARRRALPYGLSVLAGALLPPAAIVLYFASRGALGALVDCTIRHNLLPGVGRWGYSIRIYLLVPILGLLLAAARFIIKRFPGDGARAAFLLLLAGSQYVLLSTVWPVHTRQDLLPFYPLFAPLLAGALLAGGAWIWTARRAALVPGLLACLELVLLPALSPVAAHATEPQERRLREVLALTGPQDFVLDLKGQAVFRNRPFYYALETMTLERMSRGLIRDTIPERCIETGTCVAPADIAGFPPRARRFLQDYYVVVGAWRVVGAVVDPATAPAGAPLRFDIPMRARYAVVAESGGLPGAIDGLPYDRPRDLLPGHHELRPAPGTGRVAILWAQATERGFSPFAPAGAAR